One genomic region from Peromyscus eremicus chromosome 20, PerEre_H2_v1, whole genome shotgun sequence encodes:
- the Slurp2 gene encoding secreted Ly-6/uPAR domain-containing protein 2 gives MRLLFWFLLAVVLSMELAVTQGMRCHLCKGFGGCSKPSDCPRSSTHCIIIGTRSPISFTDLPLVTKMCYNGCPEVSKLGLGPHVSLVCCQSNLCNKD, from the exons ATGAGGCTTCTCTTCTGGTTCCTTCTGGCCGTGGTCTTGAGCATGGAGCTAG CTGTAACACAGGGCATGCGGTGCCACCTGTGCAAGGGCTTTGGAGGCTGTTCCAAACCGTCCGACTGCCCAAGGAGCTCCACCCACTGTATCATCATTGGCACCC GATCTCCCATCAGCTTTACAGACCTGCCTCTGGTGACGAAGATGTGCTACAATGGCTGCCCTGAGGTCTCCAAACTGGGCTTAGGCCCTCATGTGTCCCTCGTTTGCTGCCAGTCCAATCTCTGCAACAAGGACTAA